The Leptolyngbya sp. CCY15150 genome contains a region encoding:
- a CDS encoding retron system putative HNH endonuclease: MRNISKGAEPKSLTKHRCSTNSDYGNYSEKDELRISLVKEQRGLCCYCMQRIRPNVEGMKIEHWQCQSRFPQRQLDYSNLLGACLGCEGQEPNKQHCDTRKGDRDLTYNPANPDHNVESMLKFLGDGTIASEDPDFYREIIEVLNLNEGILIKNRKAVLDVFLKEVLSANLSSAKLEKELKKWRGDGSSSDLPEFCQVIIYYLDRKIRTLSNRKN; this comes from the coding sequence ATGAGAAATATTAGTAAAGGAGCTGAACCTAAGTCGTTGACCAAGCATCGCTGTAGTACAAATTCCGACTATGGTAATTATTCAGAGAAAGATGAGCTGAGAATCAGCTTGGTGAAGGAGCAACGAGGACTTTGCTGTTACTGTATGCAGAGAATTCGTCCGAACGTTGAAGGTATGAAAATCGAGCATTGGCAATGTCAGTCTCGTTTTCCGCAGCGGCAGCTTGATTATAGTAATCTTCTCGGAGCTTGTTTAGGGTGTGAAGGCCAAGAGCCAAACAAGCAACATTGTGATACAAGAAAAGGTGATCGGGATTTAACCTATAACCCTGCCAATCCAGATCACAATGTTGAGAGTATGTTGAAGTTTCTAGGAGATGGAACGATAGCATCCGAGGATCCAGATTTTTATCGAGAAATCATAGAGGTGCTGAATCTGAATGAGGGGATCCTAATTAAAAATAGGAAGGCTGTCTTAGATGTCTTTCTAAAAGAGGTTTTGAGCGCTAATCTCTCTTCAGCCAAGCTGGAAAAAGAATTGAAAAAATGGCGTGGGGATGGCAGTAGTTCTGATCTTCCAGAGTTTTGTCAAGTCATTATTTATTATCTAGACAGAAAGATTAGAACTTTGTCGAACAGAAAAAATTAA
- the cbiD gene encoding cobalt-precorrin-5B (C(1))-methyltransferase CbiD, which translates to MAKTGYTLPVFAVAAAKAAVLHLNGYERSPSQIELHLLPGSAMIPIEQVAQVDDRTALAICRSDPGDNLDLTRHTPIWAWVQWGDRQAQPLILEAGEGLGRTAEGEAAIYRYARQLFEANLLPWIPSDRSLTVRIIMPEGAQLAQRTSNAAFGILDGLALLGTSGIAQPLSVADHLEAFRETLGQTAATQPHLVFCIGNNGRQVAQRLGIPEAVQVQTGNWLGAMLVEAGALEVSSVLLLGYHGKLVKLAGGIFNTSSHVADGRLEILAAMLAQVPGEGDRLAQIRRVLAAKTADAAQRYLAEQGIGEQVFQKMATRVSERAIAYALKYSDRALTIGTLVFDRGGVVLAQDPTASDLLARWANVEP; encoded by the coding sequence ATGGCTAAAACAGGATATACCTTGCCGGTGTTTGCCGTGGCGGCAGCGAAGGCGGCAGTGCTGCATTTGAATGGCTATGAGCGATCGCCCTCCCAGATCGAGCTGCATCTGTTGCCAGGATCGGCCATGATTCCCATTGAGCAGGTGGCTCAGGTGGATGATCGGACAGCCTTGGCGATTTGCCGTAGTGATCCGGGGGATAACCTAGACCTGACGCGCCATACGCCGATTTGGGCTTGGGTGCAGTGGGGCGATCGCCAGGCTCAACCCTTGATTCTCGAAGCTGGGGAGGGGCTGGGACGGACGGCGGAGGGGGAGGCGGCCATCTATCGCTATGCCCGACAGTTGTTTGAGGCGAACCTGCTGCCCTGGATTCCCAGCGATCGCTCCCTAACGGTACGGATCATTATGCCGGAGGGGGCGCAACTGGCCCAGCGCACCTCAAATGCAGCCTTTGGTATCTTGGACGGTTTGGCCCTGCTGGGGACGAGCGGCATTGCCCAGCCGCTTTCGGTGGCGGATCATCTGGAGGCGTTTCGCGAGACCCTGGGGCAGACGGCGGCAACCCAGCCCCACCTAGTGTTTTGTATTGGCAACAATGGGCGGCAGGTGGCGCAGCGCCTAGGCATTCCGGAAGCAGTACAAGTGCAAACGGGGAATTGGCTAGGGGCGATGCTGGTGGAGGCGGGGGCGCTGGAGGTGTCGTCTGTGTTGCTTTTGGGCTACCACGGCAAGTTGGTGAAGCTGGCGGGCGGTATTTTCAATACGTCGAGCCATGTGGCGGATGGACGCCTGGAAATCCTAGCGGCAATGTTGGCTCAGGTGCCAGGGGAGGGCGATCGCCTGGCTCAGATCCGCAGGGTGCTAGCAGCAAAGACGGCGGATGCGGCCCAGCGCTATCTGGCGGAGCAGGGAATCGGGGAGCAGGTCTTCCAAAAGATGGCCACGAGGGTCAGTGAACGGGCGATCGCCTACGCGCTGAAATATAGCGATCGCGCCCTGACGATTGGCACGCTGGTGTTTGACCGGGGTGGAGTGGTGTTGGCCCAGGATCCGACGGCTAGCGATCTGTTGGCACGGTGGGCCAACGTGGAGCCTTAG
- a CDS encoding precorrin-8X methylmutase, which produces MSRNVSSLHPITAQSFAIIDQEIGSHPWNAAEYAIVRRAIHSTADFDLSALFHFSSGAIAAGIQAIHTHVPIVVDVRMVAMGVASTVAQTKSPLYCALDFDGDGSTRTAAGMATVARHYPHSIFVVGNAPTALLTLVDLIQAGDIAPALIIGVPVGFVAVEDAKHALSQVSVPQIQVRGRKGGSPVAAAIVNALIQLAIAPEEAAP; this is translated from the coding sequence ATGAGTAGGAACGTCTCCAGCCTCCATCCCATCACCGCCCAAAGTTTTGCCATTATTGATCAAGAAATCGGTTCTCACCCTTGGAATGCGGCAGAATACGCCATTGTCCGCCGGGCCATCCATTCCACAGCAGATTTTGACCTGAGCGCGCTTTTCCACTTCAGCTCCGGAGCGATCGCCGCCGGCATCCAAGCCATCCACACCCATGTCCCGATTGTGGTTGATGTGCGCATGGTGGCCATGGGCGTCGCTAGCACCGTAGCGCAGACCAAATCGCCCCTCTACTGTGCCCTAGATTTTGACGGCGACGGCAGCACCCGCACCGCCGCCGGCATGGCTACCGTTGCCCGCCACTATCCCCACAGTATCTTTGTGGTGGGCAACGCCCCCACGGCCCTGCTGACCCTCGTGGACTTGATCCAAGCCGGAGACATCGCTCCAGCGCTGATCATCGGTGTCCCGGTAGGATTCGTGGCCGTGGAGGACGCCAAACATGCTCTATCTCAGGTTTCCGTCCCCCAGATTCAGGTGCGAGGACGCAAAGGCGGGTCGCCCGTCGCCGCCGCCATTGTCAACGCTTTAATCCAACTGGCGATCGCCCCTGAGGAAGCCGCCCCCTAA
- a CDS encoding anhydro-N-acetylmuramic acid kinase — translation MRVIGLISGTSVDGIDAAWVTLTGTTFDLSVEVVGSATYAYPDELRSQILRVCHGEPISLPDLAALDDAIAHQFAQAAIALQAAHGPVDLIGSHGQTVFHRPPGQGADLGYTVQLGRGEAIAHQTHCTTVSNFRAADMAAGGQGAPLVPPIDACLLSHPKYHRCVQNLGGIGNVAYLPPRPLQQTDHPETLAAYRQQVRGWDTGPGNVLIDLAVYHLSNGQQTYDQDGAWAASGTVQDALVEQWLQQDFFHAPPPKSTGRELFGQAYLEQCLADAAAYHLSPADLLATLTDLTAASIAHSYQTFLPCLPDQVVLCGGGSRNRYLHQRIQAHLPTCEVMTSDDIGMPADAKEAIAFAILAYWRTQGIPGNLPDATGASHAVLLGDLHHAL, via the coding sequence ATGCGGGTTATTGGGCTAATCAGCGGCACATCAGTGGATGGAATTGATGCAGCATGGGTCACCCTAACGGGCACGACCTTTGATTTATCCGTGGAGGTCGTCGGCAGTGCTACCTACGCCTATCCCGACGAACTGCGATCGCAGATTCTGCGGGTCTGTCATGGTGAGCCCATATCGTTGCCGGATCTGGCAGCTCTGGATGATGCTATTGCCCATCAGTTTGCCCAAGCGGCGATCGCCCTGCAAGCCGCCCATGGCCCCGTTGATCTGATCGGCTCCCATGGACAAACGGTCTTCCACCGTCCCCCCGGTCAAGGCGCAGACCTAGGCTACACCGTCCAACTGGGTCGGGGAGAGGCGATCGCCCACCAAACCCATTGCACCACAGTGAGTAATTTCCGAGCCGCCGACATGGCCGCAGGCGGTCAGGGTGCGCCCCTCGTGCCTCCCATCGATGCTTGCTTGCTCAGCCATCCCAAATATCATCGCTGCGTGCAAAATCTCGGCGGCATCGGCAACGTCGCCTACCTCCCGCCCCGGCCTCTGCAGCAAACCGACCATCCCGAAACCCTCGCCGCCTATCGTCAGCAGGTGCGCGGTTGGGATACAGGCCCCGGTAACGTGTTGATCGATTTGGCCGTCTATCACCTGTCCAACGGTCAGCAAACCTATGATCAGGACGGAGCATGGGCTGCCAGCGGCACGGTACAAGACGCCTTGGTCGAACAATGGCTCCAGCAGGACTTTTTCCACGCTCCACCGCCCAAATCCACCGGTCGAGAGTTATTTGGCCAGGCCTATTTAGAGCAATGCCTAGCCGATGCCGCCGCCTACCACCTCTCCCCAGCCGATCTCCTAGCCACCCTCACTGATCTAACCGCCGCCTCTATTGCCCACAGCTATCAAACCTTCTTGCCCTGCCTGCCAGATCAGGTCGTCCTCTGTGGTGGCGGCAGCCGCAATCGCTATCTACATCAGCGCATTCAGGCCCATCTGCCCACCTGCGAGGTCATGACCAGCGACGACATTGGGATGCCCGCCGATGCCAAAGAAGCGATCGCCTTTGCCATCTTGGCCTATTGGCGTACCCAGGGAATTCCCGGCAATCTCCCGGATGCAACCGGGGCCAGTCACGCTGTATTGTTGGGAGATCTCCACCATGCACTCTAA
- the cobW gene encoding cobalamin biosynthesis protein CobW, giving the protein MHKIPVTVITGFLGAGKTTLIRHLLQNNQGRRIAVLVNEFGEIGIDGDLLRTCQVCDEDDQPSNIVELANGCLCCTVQEEFLPTMQTLLQRREQLDCIVIETSGLALPKPLVQAFRWPEIRTGATVDGVITVVDCEAMSRGQVVGDLDALNAQRQADDSLDHETPIEELFEDQLACADLVLLTKGDRISQGDRQRVEAWLRQELRPGVKLVPCHQGAVAAEVLLGFNAAVEDDLGQRPSHHDHDHDHSHDDHDDDIQAVPLIGGECDPERLVEELRQLVQQQEIYRIKGFVAVPHKAMRLVLQGVGDRFDHFYDRPWKPSDLRQTQLVVIGRQLDAAGLQRQFAAIAPRLQVINPG; this is encoded by the coding sequence ATGCATAAAATTCCCGTAACTGTGATTACCGGCTTCCTCGGCGCAGGTAAGACCACCTTAATTCGCCATCTCTTGCAAAATAATCAGGGCCGACGTATCGCTGTCTTGGTGAATGAATTTGGCGAAATTGGTATTGATGGCGACCTGCTGCGTACCTGTCAGGTGTGCGATGAAGACGACCAGCCCAGCAATATTGTAGAACTGGCTAACGGCTGTCTCTGCTGCACCGTGCAGGAAGAATTTTTGCCGACGATGCAAACCCTGCTGCAGCGGCGCGAGCAACTGGATTGTATTGTGATTGAAACTTCAGGATTGGCACTGCCCAAACCTTTGGTGCAGGCGTTCCGCTGGCCCGAAATTCGCACCGGTGCCACGGTAGACGGCGTGATTACCGTGGTGGACTGTGAGGCGATGTCCCGTGGACAGGTGGTGGGCGATCTGGATGCCCTGAACGCTCAGCGCCAGGCGGATGATAGCCTCGACCATGAAACCCCGATTGAAGAATTATTTGAAGATCAGTTAGCCTGCGCCGATTTGGTCTTGCTCACCAAGGGCGATCGCATTTCCCAGGGCGATCGCCAGCGGGTGGAAGCTTGGCTGCGGCAGGAGCTGCGGCCGGGCGTGAAGCTGGTGCCGTGCCACCAGGGAGCGGTGGCAGCGGAGGTGCTGCTGGGCTTCAATGCGGCGGTGGAAGACGACCTAGGTCAACGCCCCAGCCACCATGATCACGACCATGATCACAGCCATGATGACCATGACGACGATATCCAAGCGGTGCCGCTGATCGGTGGCGAATGCGATCCAGAACGCTTGGTGGAGGAGCTGCGGCAACTGGTGCAACAGCAGGAGATCTATCGCATTAAGGGCTTTGTTGCGGTGCCCCATAAGGCGATGCGCTTGGTGTTGCAGGGGGTGGGCGATCGCTTTGATCACTTCTATGATCGTCCCTGGAAACCTAGTGACCTGCGACAAACCCAACTGGTGGTCATTGGTCGGCAACTGGATGCAGCAGGTTTACAGCGTCAGTTTGCAGCGATCGCGCCGAGATTACAGGTCATCAATCCTGGTTAA
- a CDS encoding HupE/UreJ family protein encodes MPTDTKHTLHICEVQTVFHSITTVQRPVRAGIILALALGAIALYATPALAHHPFGGQTPTTFMSGFLSGLGHPVIGLDHATFVVASGLLAALWPSGLVIPLGFVLSSLLGTSVHLLGWNLPAAEIFISGSVVMFGILLALRQQLPLLPVVILGAIAGLFHGYAYGEAIIGAEMMPLVAYLLGFTVIQGAIALAAYGIARRVDLPSTERPLSLRFAGFLICGLGTAFLSATVLG; translated from the coding sequence ATGCCTACCGATACAAAGCACACCCTACACATCTGCGAGGTACAGACCGTGTTCCATTCCATCACCACCGTTCAGCGTCCGGTGCGAGCGGGCATTATCCTAGCGCTAGCCCTGGGAGCGATCGCTCTCTACGCAACGCCTGCCCTGGCTCACCATCCCTTTGGTGGACAGACACCCACGACCTTCATGTCCGGATTTCTATCGGGGCTAGGTCACCCGGTCATTGGTCTCGACCATGCAACCTTTGTGGTGGCATCAGGTTTGCTAGCCGCACTCTGGCCGTCTGGCTTAGTCATTCCTTTGGGCTTTGTCCTATCATCCCTCCTGGGTACCAGTGTCCATCTACTCGGCTGGAATTTGCCCGCTGCGGAAATCTTCATCTCTGGATCCGTGGTGATGTTCGGTATTCTCCTGGCCCTGCGGCAGCAGTTGCCGCTCTTGCCTGTGGTGATCCTAGGGGCGATCGCCGGTCTCTTCCATGGCTATGCCTATGGGGAAGCGATCATTGGCGCAGAGATGATGCCGCTCGTGGCCTATCTCCTAGGCTTCACGGTCATTCAGGGGGCGATCGCCCTGGCCGCCTACGGTATAGCTCGCCGGGTGGATCTTCCCTCCACGGAACGTCCGCTATCGCTACGATTCGCTGGATTTCTTATCTGTGGACTCGGCACCGCTTTTCTCAGTGCCACTGTTCTCGGCTAA
- a CDS encoding class I SAM-dependent methyltransferase, with translation MSLTTTKQTVQAYLPLIGDISHKHPIAYQTSRGAVKVFNALQMAVAESYINGLEVPDAVLRSLFDTCMPILFKHFPSLLAPYDWVLNETDHVAEGSQDLMKVQYDLPQKMFKLMLGDWDLMYPKYTMALWERGAADLEQAQMHMVDDAIEKLGIQDGDHVLDVGCGWAAVPNYVMSKFPNVRFTGLSLSHEQCEDVRQRMKDPKSYLSSDRFTLVEGDFNTIQFEETFDKALSMGVFCHVGNLTHAFEKIASFLKPKGQFFLHIITVRLPNNVSSVYTHRYIFPHGRYWNFDAPPARNQHLKTVKRWYMNGNNYSKTFASWLQRFDDHYDEIKDLDYGIDFIKFRRIWRFYLIWFVSNFASCDGEINGNGQFLMTRT, from the coding sequence ATGAGTCTCACTACTACCAAACAAACTGTTCAAGCCTATCTTCCGCTCATAGGAGATATTAGCCACAAGCATCCAATTGCTTATCAAACGAGTCGAGGAGCCGTCAAAGTATTCAACGCTTTACAGATGGCCGTAGCGGAGTCTTACATTAACGGTCTAGAGGTTCCCGACGCTGTTTTGCGATCGCTTTTTGATACCTGTATGCCAATTCTGTTCAAACATTTTCCATCTCTGCTAGCTCCCTACGACTGGGTACTGAATGAGACAGATCACGTGGCAGAAGGATCTCAGGATTTGATGAAAGTTCAGTACGACCTCCCACAGAAAATGTTTAAGCTGATGTTGGGGGACTGGGATTTAATGTATCCTAAATACACCATGGCGCTGTGGGAAAGGGGAGCTGCTGACCTTGAACAGGCGCAGATGCACATGGTCGATGACGCTATAGAGAAGCTCGGCATTCAAGATGGTGACCATGTCCTAGATGTGGGTTGTGGATGGGCTGCTGTCCCAAACTATGTCATGTCGAAATTCCCCAATGTTCGGTTTACAGGACTGAGTCTCAGCCATGAACAGTGCGAAGATGTTCGCCAGCGCATGAAGGATCCTAAGAGTTATCTTAGCTCAGACCGATTCACCTTGGTCGAAGGAGATTTTAACACAATTCAATTTGAAGAGACGTTTGACAAAGCTCTATCCATGGGTGTTTTTTGTCATGTTGGCAATTTGACCCACGCGTTTGAAAAAATTGCGTCTTTCTTGAAGCCTAAAGGTCAGTTCTTTTTGCATATTATTACGGTGCGTTTACCCAATAATGTCTCCAGTGTCTACACCCATCGGTATATTTTTCCCCATGGTCGCTACTGGAATTTTGATGCTCCCCCAGCCCGCAACCAACACCTAAAAACCGTGAAACGCTGGTATATGAACGGCAACAACTATTCCAAAACCTTTGCTAGCTGGCTCCAGCGCTTTGATGATCACTATGACGAGATCAAAGATCTTGATTATGGGATCGACTTTATAAAATTCCGTCGCATCTGGCGCTTTTACCTGATCTGGTTCGTTTCCAACTTTGCAAGTTGTGATGGTGAAATCAATGGTAACGGTCAATTTCTGATGACCCGCACCTAG
- a CDS encoding fatty acid desaturase produces MNVTDREIWISQAEYAKKLRPLLPPDAFLPDKSKVAILLINVAILLLGWGIAKHLDQWSWYLLWLYLPLAIAMGNSVIILLFSTHDLMHSSAVKQPLLRKVLSLIGLSMLWMPPTLWKAVHNREHHSNTNSLQDPDRNYLFDQPKSWGKWIQNLFVPSVEVHPLWLAVGMTSSWAVHAFRNLTAVLLFNDGKTRYPVFSFTVSPKERKAIALELLVVIAIHLSILSYLGWHPIPLLLGYFLPIWSGYCGAMIYIYTNHMLCRMTPVNDPLINSISLRVPKIFDVLHLNFSYHTEHHIFPGMNSDYYPMVQELLQELYPDRFNLLEIGKVWQLMLQTPRHYRDETTFTTSSGDLSMACPLPDRGAQDLG; encoded by the coding sequence ATGAACGTTACTGATCGTGAAATCTGGATAAGTCAGGCAGAGTATGCGAAGAAACTCCGTCCCTTACTTCCTCCAGATGCATTTCTACCCGATAAAAGCAAAGTTGCTATTCTACTCATCAATGTTGCGATCTTACTGTTAGGCTGGGGCATTGCCAAGCATCTAGATCAGTGGTCTTGGTATCTACTATGGCTCTATCTGCCGCTGGCGATCGCCATGGGAAATAGTGTGATCATTCTCTTATTTAGTACCCACGACTTGATGCACAGCAGTGCGGTGAAACAGCCCTTGCTGAGGAAGGTACTGAGCTTGATCGGACTGTCGATGTTGTGGATGCCGCCCACATTATGGAAGGCGGTGCATAACCGAGAGCATCACAGCAACACCAATTCTCTCCAAGATCCCGATCGCAATTACTTATTCGATCAGCCAAAAAGCTGGGGTAAATGGATCCAGAATTTGTTTGTGCCGTCGGTAGAGGTGCATCCTCTTTGGCTAGCCGTGGGCATGACATCGTCTTGGGCTGTCCATGCCTTTCGGAATCTCACGGCGGTGTTGTTATTCAATGATGGAAAAACCCGATATCCAGTGTTTTCCTTTACCGTTAGCCCTAAGGAACGAAAAGCGATCGCTCTGGAATTATTGGTGGTTATCGCCATTCACCTGAGCATTCTTAGCTATCTGGGCTGGCATCCAATTCCGCTGCTCTTGGGCTATTTTCTGCCCATTTGGAGTGGCTATTGCGGTGCCATGATTTATATCTACACCAACCATATGCTATGCCGCATGACGCCGGTGAATGATCCGTTGATCAACAGCATATCGCTGCGGGTACCTAAGATCTTTGACGTGCTCCATCTCAACTTTTCTTACCATACGGAACACCATATCTTTCCTGGTATGAATTCAGACTACTATCCGATGGTGCAAGAGCTGCTTCAGGAACTCTATCCCGATCGCTTTAATCTTTTAGAGATCGGTAAGGTTTGGCAGTTGATGCTGCAAACGCCCCGCCACTATCGAGATGAGACGACGTTTACAACCAGCTCGGGCGACCTGTCGATGGCTTGTCCATTGCCTGATCGAGGTGCCCAAGACCTGGGATAA
- a CDS encoding multicopper oxidase family protein, which translates to MINRRHFLTLAGATAGAIMLPRCISSTISRAQPLSDRFISQGGLLEVDLTARMERLDLLGDGRPVQVMTYNGQMPGPILEARAGDTIRIRFTNGLATPTNLHYHGLHIPPTGTADNVFLSVPPGETFTYDFTLPADHPAGTFWYHPHHHGLVAEQVFGGLSGVLIVRGALDDIPEVQAASEAILVLKDFDVSQQQVATPSPMAQMWGREGSILTVNGQRRPSFTIPQDGLLRLRIVNASASRFYRLAIASHPMHWIASDAGALEAPVTVEEVLLTPGERAEVLVHGTEAAGEYEVLNLPYDRGLMTMMQGMDNQTIQDQPEVLARLVYGDRTTVMAPPTQLLPIEALPEPSQVRTFVLNHGMGGGMGGMNQDGTQRGGMGMPGMNGGMGGMHRGGMGGGMMPGFLINGQMFDHHRVDTEVQLNTVEDWEIINDGGMDHPFHIHVNPFQVIERNGVAEPYRAWKDTVLVPRYERVRIRVPFDQFSGMTVYHCHILDHEDRGMMGILDIRA; encoded by the coding sequence ATGATCAATCGCCGTCACTTTTTGACCCTTGCTGGCGCAACCGCAGGGGCTATCATGCTACCCCGCTGTATTTCTTCAACCATAAGCCGTGCTCAGCCCTTGAGCGATCGCTTCATCAGCCAAGGGGGACTTTTAGAGGTGGATCTTACAGCTAGGATGGAACGTCTTGACCTCCTAGGCGACGGTCGCCCCGTCCAGGTCATGACCTACAACGGTCAGATGCCCGGCCCGATCTTGGAAGCCCGCGCAGGCGACACCATCCGCATTCGCTTCACCAATGGCTTGGCGACTCCCACCAATCTGCACTACCACGGTCTACATATTCCGCCCACCGGCACGGCTGATAATGTTTTTTTGTCGGTGCCACCGGGAGAGACCTTCACCTACGACTTTACATTGCCTGCCGATCATCCTGCGGGCACCTTTTGGTATCACCCCCATCACCATGGGCTGGTGGCCGAGCAGGTGTTTGGCGGTCTTTCCGGTGTGTTGATTGTCCGTGGTGCCTTGGATGACATTCCCGAAGTGCAGGCGGCCAGCGAGGCAATTCTGGTGCTCAAAGATTTTGACGTGAGTCAGCAGCAGGTAGCCACTCCTAGCCCTATGGCTCAAATGTGGGGACGGGAAGGATCGATCCTCACGGTCAACGGTCAGCGCCGCCCTAGTTTCACAATTCCCCAAGATGGATTACTGCGGCTGCGTATCGTCAACGCATCGGCTTCGCGATTTTATCGATTGGCGATCGCTTCCCATCCCATGCATTGGATTGCCAGTGATGCCGGAGCCTTGGAAGCGCCGGTGACCGTGGAAGAGGTGCTCCTAACGCCCGGTGAACGGGCCGAGGTGTTGGTTCATGGGACAGAAGCGGCGGGTGAGTATGAGGTGCTTAACCTTCCCTACGATCGCGGTCTGATGACGATGATGCAAGGCATGGACAACCAAACCATTCAGGATCAGCCGGAGGTGCTGGCTCGACTCGTCTATGGCGATCGCACCACGGTGATGGCTCCACCCACTCAGCTTCTACCCATTGAGGCCCTGCCGGAACCTAGCCAAGTGCGGACGTTTGTGCTTAACCATGGCATGGGTGGCGGCATGGGCGGCATGAATCAGGATGGTACGCAGCGCGGCGGCATGGGTATGCCGGGGATGAATGGCGGCATGGGCGGTATGCATCGCGGCGGCATGGGTGGCGGCATGATGCCGGGCTTTTTGATCAATGGTCAAATGTTTGACCACCATCGCGTTGACACCGAAGTCCAGCTCAACACCGTGGAAGACTGGGAGATTATCAACGACGGCGGCATGGATCATCCCTTTCACATTCACGTCAATCCCTTCCAGGTGATCGAACGCAATGGTGTGGCGGAGCCTTACCGTGCATGGAAGGACACCGTGCTAGTGCCACGATATGAACGGGTACGTATTCGCGTGCCCTTTGACCAATTTTCGGGTATGACAGTTTACCACTGTCACATTCTTGATCACGAAGATCGCGGAATGATGGGTATTCTGGACATCAGAGCCTAA
- a CDS encoding 1-acyl-sn-glycerol-3-phosphate acyltransferase codes for MSYFVTEVQPPLAFIEPSFNAAVWQGARSLLPFWLRWRLKIDQVEVHNGDTLARLYQDFQSGKARFLIAFRHPSTSDPLCIAQMIWSQLPAIASQQGIRITNPHVHFVYDRGIPLWAGRPVGWLMAQLGGTPIRRGGLDRPGLRSIRQLFAQGDFPMAAAPEGGTNGHNELISPLEPGIAQFGFWCAEDVRDRDTQVFILPLGIQYHFTTAPWTSLVQLLSQLEADSGWVPPPAPATLPTIRNGQPLTPEQETWLYQRLYGLGEHLLVQLERYYIRFYQHMLPEALADALANPSQAGDTSLDLPQRLQTLLDTALIVAEQFFQLTPKGTVIDRCRRVEQAGWDRIYRNDLQLSDLSPVEQGLADRIAEEADLRLWHMRLVENFVSVTGRYVKEKPTVERFADTLLLLWKTIARIKGDRTSQIPRLGAQRVQMTVGQPLCVSDRWDDYQGNRRQAITSLTQDLQGALDAMIQT; via the coding sequence GTGTCCTACTTTGTCACTGAAGTTCAACCGCCGCTGGCTTTTATCGAACCTTCGTTTAATGCTGCTGTTTGGCAGGGGGCGCGATCGCTCCTCCCGTTCTGGCTGCGCTGGCGGCTGAAGATTGACCAAGTCGAGGTTCACAATGGCGACACCCTCGCCCGCCTATACCAAGACTTTCAGTCGGGCAAAGCCCGCTTCCTGATTGCCTTCCGCCATCCGTCCACCAGCGATCCACTGTGCATCGCCCAGATGATCTGGTCACAGCTACCGGCGATCGCTTCCCAGCAGGGTATTCGAATCACCAACCCCCATGTCCATTTTGTCTACGATCGCGGCATTCCCCTTTGGGCAGGGCGACCGGTGGGCTGGCTGATGGCCCAGCTTGGCGGCACCCCCATCCGGCGCGGCGGTCTCGATCGCCCGGGTCTACGCTCCATCCGCCAGCTCTTTGCCCAGGGAGACTTTCCCATGGCGGCGGCTCCGGAAGGCGGCACCAATGGTCATAATGAACTGATTAGCCCCCTAGAACCTGGCATTGCCCAGTTTGGCTTTTGGTGTGCGGAAGATGTACGCGATCGCGATACCCAGGTATTTATCTTACCTTTAGGCATTCAGTACCACTTCACGACGGCTCCTTGGACAAGCCTCGTCCAATTACTTAGCCAGCTTGAAGCCGACAGTGGTTGGGTGCCGCCGCCCGCACCGGCTACCTTACCCACCATTCGCAATGGGCAACCCCTCACCCCTGAGCAAGAAACGTGGCTATACCAGCGGCTATACGGTCTGGGCGAACATTTATTGGTTCAGCTTGAGCGCTACTACATTCGCTTTTATCAGCATATGCTGCCCGAAGCCCTAGCCGATGCCCTTGCTAACCCATCCCAGGCGGGGGATACCTCGCTTGATCTCCCCCAGCGCTTGCAGACGTTGCTGGATACGGCCCTGATTGTGGCAGAACAGTTCTTCCAGCTCACGCCCAAGGGTACGGTGATCGATCGCTGTCGGCGGGTGGAGCAGGCGGGCTGGGATCGGATTTATCGCAATGATCTACAACTGTCTGACCTATCGCCAGTGGAGCAGGGGTTGGCCGATCGCATTGCGGAAGAAGCGGATCTGCGACTGTGGCACATGCGACTAGTGGAAAACTTCGTCAGCGTCACAGGGCGCTACGTGAAGGAAAAACCTACCGTGGAGCGCTTTGCCGATACCCTGCTGCTGCTGTGGAAAACCATTGCGCGCATCAAGGGCGATCGCACCTCCCAAATCCCTCGACTGGGAGCCCAACGGGTGCAGATGACGGTGGGGCAACCCCTGTGTGTGAGCGATCGCTGGGATGACTATCAGGGCAATCGCCGTCAAGCCATCACCAGCCTCACCCAAGATCTCCAGGGTGCGCTCGATGCCATGATCCAAACGTAG